DNA from Bradyrhizobium diazoefficiens USDA 110:
ATCTTCTCCATGATCTGACGCGGCGGTTTGACGCCTTCGACGTCGATCTCGTAGAGCGTGTCGCCGAGGAAGACCGTCGTGGCGTAGAGCCTGCCGTCCTTGCGGAAGGCCAGCGAATTGATGCCGGGAAGGCCGGAGGCGAGCTTCTTGATCGGGCCGTCGCCCTTGCGCGAATAGAGATCGCCGGCCAGGAAGCCGGTCCAGGCCATGGTGCCGTCGGGCGCGAATGCGATGTCGTCGGCCATTCCGATCGGAGCCGGGATTGCAACCTTGGCGGTACCGCTAGCGATATCCACCTCGTAGAGCATGGCGCCGGCGACGCTGCCGGCAAACAGATGGCCGGCCTTGTCGATCCCGAGCCCATGCACGCCATGGAACGCCGAGCCGGGGACGAGTTTCGTGACCTCCCAAATCTCCGGTAATTTCTGGGCTGACGCGCTCGTGGTGCAGAAAATCGCAGCAATGACGGCTGTGCAGGCAAGCCTGTTCTTCATGGCGTGACCTCCCATTTTTGGAAAGTATTCGCCCGTCATCCGGCTTTGGCAAACGAAACTTGACGTTGTGTCGCCGTAAAGCGGCGCCGCTTCGAAAGCGTCCCATTCAACCGTGTTGGTGAAGATGTCCGGTCGATGTCGGCCGGTTGCCGGCCTACCGGTTGGTGACCTGCAACGGTCCGCCGGTCGCATCCGAGATACGGGCGATGGCGCCGCCCCGGCCGCTCATCATGCCGTCGAGCCGGTCGCGCTCCTTCTCGAAGCCGGCCAGCATCGGGCCTTCCAGCGATCGGCCGCGCGGCAGTTTCACGCGCAGCGGATCGACGAAGCGGCCGTTCACGAGGATTTCGTAGTGCACGTGCGGGCCGGTCGACGCGCCGGTCGAGCCGACGAAGCCGATGACCTGGCCCTGGCGGACCTTCTTGCCGGCTTCCATGCCCTTGGCGAAGGCCGACATGTGGCCATAGGCCGTCTCGTACCCGTTGTTGTGCTTGATGCGGATGTATTTGCCGTATCCGCCCTCAGTGCCGGCCTTCTCGATCACGCCGTTGCCGGAGGCGAAGATCGGCGTGCCGTAGGCGGTGGCCCAGTCGACGCCGGTGTGCATCTTCACATAGCCGAGGATCGGATGGCGGCGGCCGCCGAAGCCGGAGCGCATGATGGCGTTGTTGACGGGCTTCCTGACCAGGAACTTCTTCGCGCTCTTGCCGCTCTCGTCGTAGTAGTCGACGACGCCGTCGTCGGGACTCTGGTAGCGGTAGTATTTCTTGGTCTCGCCGCCGACCGTGAGGGAAGCGAACAGAACGTCGTTCTTTTCGTTCGACGTCACGCCCTCGTCTTCGCCGGCGTAGAACACGTCGAAGGAATCGCCAGGCTGCACCTTGCGCTGGAAATCGACGTCGTAGGAGTAGATCTTGATCATGTCGTCGATGACCGGCATCGGCACTTTGTTGCGCATCGCGGTCTCGTAGATGCTTTGGTAGAGCCGCACGCCGGTGCCGTCATCGTCGTCATCGTCGTCGCTGTTGGCGTTGGCCGTGGCATCAGCGACGGTGTTCATGCTGGAGACGTCGACCGCGACGTATTTGCCGAGGTCGGACAGCGCCGCGATCGCCTCGACCATGGTGTCGTTTGCAACCACGACGCGATAGGGCTGGAGCCGGGCGCCGGGGCTTGCGGGCGCCATCAGGATGCGGAGCTTCTCGCCTTCCTTCAGGCCGCCGTCGCGGCCGCGCGGGCCGAGCGTCGCGGCGATCGCCTTGATCTCGTCCGCCGTGGCGCCGAGATCGCGCAGGACGGAGGCGACGCTGTCGCCCTTCTTGACCAGATGGACGCGCTCGCCGTTGGGATTGCCGCCGGTGATCTGCTCCTTGGTCTTCGGCAGCAGCGTGACGTTTTCCGGCACCACGCGCGTCTCGAA
Protein-coding regions in this window:
- a CDS encoding M23 family metallopeptidase; translated protein: MNHRTSRGAYGRETGIIDLGHEPPLSVDGSEAAVIDRRRVSVQWFSGTILTGLCGAALIGGAVFASLDGEMTFAKVPERVEGALRGAFGAADRAATLHKSDRLPPPNESTASRNIVRVSTVARVGNRDVMRVRPFVRIAGNLSMTTSDLSAKIPPFNAQRLLTDVGSDPKTAADDPNNPEAVEPDAEVSFVTKDLSPVLPKAKISAVVALDDILMRVRDAANWRGNGGVRYASLANATADVSGASDMKMAYATEVSPSDPYAGFETRVVPENVTLLPKTKEQITGGNPNGERVHLVKKGDSVASVLRDLGATADEIKAIAATLGPRGRDGGLKEGEKLRILMAPASPGARLQPYRVVVANDTMVEAIAALSDLGKYVAVDVSSMNTVADATANANSDDDDDDDGTGVRLYQSIYETAMRNKVPMPVIDDMIKIYSYDVDFQRKVQPGDSFDVFYAGEDEGVTSNEKNDVLFASLTVGGETKKYYRYQSPDDGVVDYYDESGKSAKKFLVRKPVNNAIMRSGFGGRRHPILGYVKMHTGVDWATAYGTPIFASGNGVIEKAGTEGGYGKYIRIKHNNGYETAYGHMSAFAKGMEAGKKVRQGQVIGFVGSTGASTGPHVHYEILVNGRFVDPLRVKLPRGRSLEGPMLAGFEKERDRLDGMMSGRGGAIARISDATGGPLQVTNR